The Deltaproteobacteria bacterium nucleotide sequence CTTCAACGTAATCGGCCTGGGATTATTTTCAATCGGCCGGGCAACCTTGATGACTCCTTCGGCCATGGTTCGAATGGCCTTTTGGGGAATCCCTAATTCCTTCAGGTCTCTGGGAATCCCGATGGTTTGGGAAAGGCTGCTGATTCTTTTAATGCACCTTTGTGCACCCTGATTGGCCGAAATCAGGGGAGTCGATCCGCTCAGTAATTGATTCATCCGGGCGAACCGTTCCGGCCAGCTGATCCGGTTGAATTCCAATACATAAGGTAAGAGGACGGCATTGGCCAGGCCATGGGGAATATTGAATAAAGTCCCTAAGGGATAGGCCATGGCATGGACCGCCCCGACCCCGGCATTGGTCAAGGCCATTCCGGCCAGAAGACTTCCTAAAAGCATCCCTTCCCTGGCCTCAAGATCTTTTCCGTTTTTGACGGCCCTTTTCAGGAATTGGCCGATCAGGGTAATAGCCTTTTCGGCAGCCATATCACTCATGGGATTGGCCTTGTTGGAAGTATAAGCTTCTATGGCGTGGGTCAGGGCATCCATGCCGGTCTGGGCCGTGACCTGAGGCGGCAGACTTAAGGTCAGTTCCGGATCGAG carries:
- a CDS encoding iron-containing alcohol dehydrogenase; the encoded protein is MQQIFSFQGAGEIYFGCGAINQLPDLSVRYGSGRILLVMDPFLSQTPLKDRLVEDLKSKGVVSVLFDQIEPEPSPSSAEAGAGLARKKGCFLVIGVGGGSTLDTAKAVAMLTLNKGKVGDYVGLDRVPKPGLPTVLIPTTAGTGSEVTFTAVFTNRATKTKGGISSRFLYPDVALLDPELTLSLPPQVTAQTGMDALTHAIEAYTSNKANPMSDMAAEKAITLIGQFLKRAVKNGKDLEAREGMLLGSLLAGMALTNAGVGAVHAMAYPLGTLFNIPHGLANAVLLPYVLEFNRISWPERFARMNQLLSGSTPLISANQGAQRCIKRISSLSQTIGIPRDLKELGIPQKAIRTMAEGVIKVARPIENNPRPITLKDIVALYRKVF